GGAAACAGCGAAGCTTCGCGAATATTATGGAGCTTTAAGAGCATCATGGTCAACCGCTCAAGGCCCATTCCGAATCCGCCGTGAGGGGGCATTCCCCCTTTAAAGATGCTCAAATAATCGGTGAAGCTTTCGGGATTCATCTCTTTTGCAAGAATGCCTTCCCTCATAGATTCATAAGTATGGCGGCGTTGACCGCCTGAGGTAATCTCAGAGCCTGCACAAAGAAGATCAAACGTATTTGTAAGTGTTGGATCCTGCTCATTTGGAAAGGAATAAAACGGGCGTTTTTCCGTTTTCCAATCTGTAATGAAAATAAAGTCAGTTCCAAATTTTTCTTTAGCATATTTGCATAGTTCTCGTTCACATTGCGGATTCAAATCGGGCTCATTTCTCTCATCCACTCCCGTTCTTTCATAACAAAGGTCAAGCGCCTCTTTAAATGTGAGGCGGGGAAAAGCAACATGCATAGGAGCTTTAGCAAGCTCAACACCTAGAATAGTGAGTTCCGGCGCACAATGCATCTCAAGATGATTAATGATCTCTTTAATGCAGTTTTCTTGAACATCTAATACTTCATGCCAATGATCAAAAAATCCCATTTCAAACTCAAATTGCTTCCCTTCCGTCAAATGGCGTGTCGTATGGGATGGTTCAGCCCTAAAAAACGGCATAAGACCAAAAACGCGCTCATTGACACCGACCATTATTTGCTTATAGAGCTGGGCACTTTGTGCGAGTGTTGCTTCATATCCAAAATAATCGACATTAAAAAATTCGGCCCCCCCTTCTGATGAGGCTCCGATTAAACCGGGCGCAAAAAACTCAACAGCCCCCACCTGATCGTGCATAAATGTCCGAAAGGCATGGACAATCTCAGCCTGTACTTTAAAGACAGCCTGTAATTTGCGATTCCGAAGAGCCATTGGACGGTGGTCGAGAATAAATTCTAAATCGGAAGGGATTTCGGGTTTAT
The sequence above is a segment of the Simkaniaceae bacterium genome. Coding sequences within it:
- the aspS gene encoding aspartate--tRNA(Asn) ligase gives rise to the protein MKRILSRDLPQFIGNRIRVRGWINNIRAIGKLNFLILRDRLGLIQVVIESKEEFEKIKQLFPGSILTVEGSVVENLSIDAKCEMINPIITVDVAVNDPPEIEYYKPEIPSDLEFILDHRPMALRNRKLQAVFKVQAEIVHAFRTFMHDQVGAVEFFAPGLIGASSEGGAEFFNVDYFGYEATLAQSAQLYKQIMVGVNERVFGLMPFFRAEPSHTTRHLTEGKQFEFEMGFFDHWHEVLDVQENCIKEIINHLEMHCAPELTILGVELAKAPMHVAFPRLTFKEALDLCYERTGVDERNEPDLNPQCERELCKYAKEKFGTDFIFITDWKTEKRPFYSFPNEQDPTLTNTFDLLCAGSEITSGGQRRHTYESMREGILAKEMNPESFTDYLSIFKGGMPPHGGFGMGLERLTMMLLKLHNIREASLFPSDTKRIAANKIRKKIFFGAENIRNEIVRLLRTNGMAFEHIEHVATLTSEDSAKARPNVALHEGVKSIIIKSKKSKKNFQFNIPADLRLDMKAISERVGEKCEFEDPKIIEERYGLAVGGIPPFGNLLNIETFFDEAILNHAQAAFNCGLLTESIVMQSKDLVALVSPDMGKFTKE